The Euphorbia lathyris chromosome 8, ddEupLath1.1, whole genome shotgun sequence genome has a window encoding:
- the LOC136204109 gene encoding protein DETOXIFICATION 17-like, translating into MTLKNMDIEKNDHTPNITAEASTENVGEKGEGFSKKEILGEMKKQILIAVPLVLLNLSCGLMQMVGISFVGHLGVLPLSAASIANSFASMAGYTLSRGLGSTLETFCGQAYGAKQYRLLGIHMQRGMLIVLIISIPIAVMFSNAGEILKFLRQNHEIADEAGRYSRLLVPGFFAMALVECVVRFLQTQNKVNSLMIASGIATLVCIPISWALVFKTSLGIMGASMAISIYGWLLAFMLIAYILLSPSFKETWTGFSSETFHGIPKFLKLAIPATLMLSLEVWSLEIVVLLSGLLPNPKLEASVLSISFNMHMLTYMLPFGLSGAVSTRVSNELGAGRPQAARLAVYAAVFMVAMEGLGVATIIVSGRRYWGHLFSHDKELVKYVAHMMPILATSHFINAIQTVLSGTCRGCGWQKIGAFVNMGSYYIVGIPLAAVLAFVFHVGGKGLWIGITVAMFVQAICLSTITLCTDWDKQARIAMERVRSGLVAKEANVSS; encoded by the exons ATGACATTAAAAAATATGGATATTGAGAAAAATGATCATACTCCTAATATTACAGCAGAGGCAAGCACAGAAAATGTCGGTGAAAAAGGAGAAGGATTTAGCAAGAAGGAGATATTGGGAGAGATGAAGAAGCAGATATTGATTGCTGTTCCATTAGTGTTACTGAATTTATCATGTGGGTTGATGCAGATGGTTGGTATATCATTTGTTGGTCATCTTGGTGTTCTTCCTCTTTCTGCTGCTTCTATTGCTAATTCTTTTGCTTCCATGGCTGGTTACACTTTGTCG AGAGGATTAGGAAGTACGTTAGAGACATTTTGTGGACAAGCATATGGAGCAAAACAGTATCGATTACTCGGAATCCATATGCAGCGAGGAATGCTAATTGTTCTCATAATAAGTATTCCAATTGCAGTTATGTTTTCTAACGCTGGTGAGATTCTGAAATTCTTAAGACAAAATCACGAAATAGCAGATGAAGCTGGAAGATATTCTCGACTCCTCGTACCTGGATTCTTTGCAATGGCTCTAGTTGAATGTGTGGTCAGATTCCTTCAGACACAAAACAAAGTAAACTCACTTATGATAGCTTCAGGAATTGCTACTTTAGTATGCATCCCAATTTCTTGGGCTCTTGTCTTTAAAACAAGCCTTGGAATAATGGGTGCTTCAATGGCTATCAGTATCTACGGTTGGCTCCTTGCTTTTATGTTAATAGCTTATATTTTGTTATCTCCTTCTTTCAAAGAGACATGGACTGGTTTTTCATCAGAAACGTTTCATGGTATTCCTAAGTTTCTTAAACTTGCAATTCCTGCAACACTAATGCTCAG CTTGGAGGTATGGTCACTGGAGATAGTAGTTCTTCTGTCTGGTCTGCTTCCAAATCCTAAACTTGAAGCATCTGTCCTTTCTATCAG CTTTAATatgcatatgctgacatacatgCTCCCTTTCGGTCTATCTGGTGCTGTAAG CACAAGGGTGTCAAATGAACTCGGTGCGGGCCGTCCACAAGCGGCACGTTTAGCAGTCTATGCTGCGGTGTTTATGGTTGCTATGGAGGGTTTGGGTGTGGCTACAATTATTGTTTCTGGTCGAAGATATTGGGGGCATTTGTTTAGCCATGATAAAGAATTGGTGAAATATGTGGCTCATATGATGCCAATTCTTGCAacttcacatttcattaatgctATTCAAACTGTGCTTTCAG GGACGTGCAGAGGATGTGGGTGGCAAAAGATTGGAGCATTTGTGAATATGGGTTCTTATTATATTGTTGGAATTCCTTTAGCTGCTGTTTTAGCTTTCGTCTTCCATGTTGGAGGAAAG GGACTGTGGATTGGGATAACGGTGGCAATGTTTGTGCAAGCAATTTGTCTTTCAACCATAACTCTTTGCACTGATTGGGATAAACAA GCAAGGATAGCTATGGAAAGAGTGCGAAGTGGATTGGTTGCTAAAGAGGCTAATGTGTCGTCTTGA